The following coding sequences are from one Panthera leo isolate Ple1 chromosome E1, P.leo_Ple1_pat1.1, whole genome shotgun sequence window:
- the GCGR gene encoding glucagon receptor isoform X3 — protein MPPTRTHRPHFLPLLLLLACQPQAPSAQVMDFLFEKWKLYGDQCLYNLSLLPPPTELVCNRTFDKYSCWPDTPPNTTANISCPWYLPWHHKVQHRLVFKKCGPDGQWVRGPRGQPWRNASQCQMDDDEIEVQKEVAKMYNSFQVMYTVGYSLSLGALLLALATLLGLSKLHCTRNYIHANLFASFVLKASSVLVIDTLLKTRYSQKIGDDLSVSVWLSDGAVAGCRVAAVFMQYGIVANYCWLLVEGVYLHSLLGLAAFPERSFFALYLGLGWGAPMLFVIPWAVVKCLFENIQCWTSNDNMGFWWILRFPVFLAILINLLIFTRVLRVLVAKLRARQMRYTDYKFRSFQVPALPPVTAWPPPGLGEALTASSLQGLLVAVLYCFLNKEVQSELLRRWHRWHVGNSLREQRHVHRPSASARPRGRAPSAKLLLSGGGGGSNGAGRDPSAETGRVSSLPGLAESPF, from the exons ATGCCCCCCACCCGGACACACCGCCCCCACTTTctcccgctgctgctgctgctggcctgCCAG CCACAGGCCCCCTCCGCCCAGGTGATGGACTTCCTGTTTGAGAAGTGGAAGCTGTACGGTGACCAGTGTCTCTACAACCTGAGCCTGCTGCCCCCCCCAACCG AGCTGGTCTGTAACAGAACCTTCGACAAGTATTCCTGTTGGCCGGACACCCCTCCCAACACCACGGCCAACATCTCCTGCCCCTGGTACCTGCCCTGGCACCACAAAG TGCAACACCGCCTCGTCTTCAAGAAGTGCGGGCCTGACGGGCAGTGGGTGCGCGGGCCCCGGGGGCAGCCGTGGCGGAATGCTTCTCAGTGCCAGATGGACGACGACGAGATTGAGGTCCAG AAGGAGGTGGCCAAGATGTACAACAGCTTCCAGGTGATGTACACGGTGGGGTACTCTCTCTCCCTGGGGGCCCTGCTCCTGGCCCTCGCCACCCTGCTGGGCCTCAG CAAGCTGCACTGCACCCGAAACTACATCCACGCAAACCTGTTCGCGTCCTTCGTGCTCAAGGCCAGTTCCGTGCTGGTCATCGACACGCTGCTCAAGACCCGGTACAGCCAGAAGATCGGCGACGACCTCAGCGTGAGCGTCTGGCTGAGTGATGGG GCAGTGGCCGGCTGCCGGGTGGCCGCGGTGTTCATGCAGTACGGCATCGTGGCCAACTACTGCTGGCTGCTGGTGGAGGGCGTGTACCTGCACAGCCTGCTGGGCCTCGCCGCCTTCCCGGAGAGGAGCTTCTTCGCCCTCTACCTGGGCCTCGGCTGGG GTGCCCCCATGCTCTTCGTCATCCCCTGGGCTGTGGTCAAGTGTCTGTTTGAGAACATCCA GTGCTGGACGAGCAACGATAACATGGGCTTCTGGTGGATCCTGCGCTTCCCCGTCTTCCTGGCGATCCTG ATCAACCTCCTCATCTTCACCCGCGTCCTCCGCGTCCTCGTGGCCAAGCTGCGAGCCCGCCAGATGCGCTACACCGACTACAAGTTCCG CTCCTTCCAGGTGCCCGCCCTGCCCCCTGTAACCGCCTGGCCCCCTCCGGGCCTGGGCGAGGCCCTGACTGCCTCCTCTCTCCAGGGCCTGCTGGTGGCTGTTCTGTACTGTTTCCTCAATAAGGAG gtgCAGTCGGAGCTGCTGCGGCGCTGGCACCGCTGGCACGTGGGCAACTCGCTGCGGGAACAGCGCCACGTGCACAGGCCCTCGGCCTCGGCCCGGCCCCGGGGCCGCGCCCCCAGCGCGAAGCTGCTGCtctccgggggcgggggcggcagcAACGGGGCCGGCCGGGACCCCTCCGCGGAGACCGGCCGGGTCAGCAGCCTCCCTGGGTTGGCCGAGAGCCCCTTCTAA
- the GCGR gene encoding glucagon receptor isoform X2: MPPTRTHRPHFLPLLLLLACQPQAPSAQVMDFLFEKWKLYGDQCLYNLSLLPPPTELVCNRTFDKYSCWPDTPPNTTANISCPWYLPWHHKVQHRLVFKKCGPDGQWVRGPRGQPWRNASQCQMDDDEIEVQKEVAKMYNSFQVMYTVGYSLSLGALLLALATLLGLSKLHCTRNYIHANLFASFVLKASSVLVIDTLLKTRYSQKIGDDLSVSVWLSDGAVAGCRVAAVFMQYGIVANYCWLLVEGVYLHSLLGLAAFPERSFFALYLGLGWGAPMLFVIPWAVVKCLFENIQCWTSNDNMGFWWILRFPVFLAILINLLIFTRVLRVLVAKLRARQMRYTDYKFRLAKSTLTLIPLLGVHEVVFAFVTDEHAQGTLRSAKLFFDLFLSSFQGLLVAVLYCFLNKEVQSELLRRWHRWHVGNSLREQRHVHRPSASARPRGRAPSAKLLLSGGGGGSNGAGRDPSAETGRVSSLPGLAESPF; the protein is encoded by the exons ATGCCCCCCACCCGGACACACCGCCCCCACTTTctcccgctgctgctgctgctggcctgCCAG CCACAGGCCCCCTCCGCCCAGGTGATGGACTTCCTGTTTGAGAAGTGGAAGCTGTACGGTGACCAGTGTCTCTACAACCTGAGCCTGCTGCCCCCCCCAACCG AGCTGGTCTGTAACAGAACCTTCGACAAGTATTCCTGTTGGCCGGACACCCCTCCCAACACCACGGCCAACATCTCCTGCCCCTGGTACCTGCCCTGGCACCACAAAG TGCAACACCGCCTCGTCTTCAAGAAGTGCGGGCCTGACGGGCAGTGGGTGCGCGGGCCCCGGGGGCAGCCGTGGCGGAATGCTTCTCAGTGCCAGATGGACGACGACGAGATTGAGGTCCAG AAGGAGGTGGCCAAGATGTACAACAGCTTCCAGGTGATGTACACGGTGGGGTACTCTCTCTCCCTGGGGGCCCTGCTCCTGGCCCTCGCCACCCTGCTGGGCCTCAG CAAGCTGCACTGCACCCGAAACTACATCCACGCAAACCTGTTCGCGTCCTTCGTGCTCAAGGCCAGTTCCGTGCTGGTCATCGACACGCTGCTCAAGACCCGGTACAGCCAGAAGATCGGCGACGACCTCAGCGTGAGCGTCTGGCTGAGTGATGGG GCAGTGGCCGGCTGCCGGGTGGCCGCGGTGTTCATGCAGTACGGCATCGTGGCCAACTACTGCTGGCTGCTGGTGGAGGGCGTGTACCTGCACAGCCTGCTGGGCCTCGCCGCCTTCCCGGAGAGGAGCTTCTTCGCCCTCTACCTGGGCCTCGGCTGGG GTGCCCCCATGCTCTTCGTCATCCCCTGGGCTGTGGTCAAGTGTCTGTTTGAGAACATCCA GTGCTGGACGAGCAACGATAACATGGGCTTCTGGTGGATCCTGCGCTTCCCCGTCTTCCTGGCGATCCTG ATCAACCTCCTCATCTTCACCCGCGTCCTCCGCGTCCTCGTGGCCAAGCTGCGAGCCCGCCAGATGCGCTACACCGACTACAAGTTCCG GCTGGCGAAGTCCACGCTGACCCTCATCCCCTTGCTGGGGGTCCACGAGGTGGTGTTTGCCTTCGTGACGGACGAGCACGCCCAGGGGACCCTGCGCTCCGCCAAGCTTTTCTTCGACCTCTTCCTCAGCTCCTTCCAG GGCCTGCTGGTGGCTGTTCTGTACTGTTTCCTCAATAAGGAG gtgCAGTCGGAGCTGCTGCGGCGCTGGCACCGCTGGCACGTGGGCAACTCGCTGCGGGAACAGCGCCACGTGCACAGGCCCTCGGCCTCGGCCCGGCCCCGGGGCCGCGCCCCCAGCGCGAAGCTGCTGCtctccgggggcgggggcggcagcAACGGGGCCGGCCGGGACCCCTCCGCGGAGACCGGCCGGGTCAGCAGCCTCCCTGGGTTGGCCGAGAGCCCCTTCTAA
- the GCGR gene encoding glucagon receptor isoform X1, with translation MPPTRTHRPHFLPLLLLLACQPQAPSAQVMDFLFEKWKLYGDQCLYNLSLLPPPTELVCNRTFDKYSCWPDTPPNTTANISCPWYLPWHHKVQHRLVFKKCGPDGQWVRGPRGQPWRNASQCQMDDDEIEVQKEVAKMYNSFQVMYTVGYSLSLGALLLALATLLGLSKLHCTRNYIHANLFASFVLKASSVLVIDTLLKTRYSQKIGDDLSVSVWLSDGAVAGCRVAAVFMQYGIVANYCWLLVEGVYLHSLLGLAAFPERSFFALYLGLGWGAPMLFVIPWAVVKCLFENIQCWTSNDNMGFWWILRFPVFLAILINLLIFTRVLRVLVAKLRARQMRYTDYKFRLAKSTLTLIPLLGVHEVVFAFVTDEHAQGTLRSAKLFFDLFLSSFQVPALPPVTAWPPPGLGEALTASSLQGLLVAVLYCFLNKEVQSELLRRWHRWHVGNSLREQRHVHRPSASARPRGRAPSAKLLLSGGGGGSNGAGRDPSAETGRVSSLPGLAESPF, from the exons ATGCCCCCCACCCGGACACACCGCCCCCACTTTctcccgctgctgctgctgctggcctgCCAG CCACAGGCCCCCTCCGCCCAGGTGATGGACTTCCTGTTTGAGAAGTGGAAGCTGTACGGTGACCAGTGTCTCTACAACCTGAGCCTGCTGCCCCCCCCAACCG AGCTGGTCTGTAACAGAACCTTCGACAAGTATTCCTGTTGGCCGGACACCCCTCCCAACACCACGGCCAACATCTCCTGCCCCTGGTACCTGCCCTGGCACCACAAAG TGCAACACCGCCTCGTCTTCAAGAAGTGCGGGCCTGACGGGCAGTGGGTGCGCGGGCCCCGGGGGCAGCCGTGGCGGAATGCTTCTCAGTGCCAGATGGACGACGACGAGATTGAGGTCCAG AAGGAGGTGGCCAAGATGTACAACAGCTTCCAGGTGATGTACACGGTGGGGTACTCTCTCTCCCTGGGGGCCCTGCTCCTGGCCCTCGCCACCCTGCTGGGCCTCAG CAAGCTGCACTGCACCCGAAACTACATCCACGCAAACCTGTTCGCGTCCTTCGTGCTCAAGGCCAGTTCCGTGCTGGTCATCGACACGCTGCTCAAGACCCGGTACAGCCAGAAGATCGGCGACGACCTCAGCGTGAGCGTCTGGCTGAGTGATGGG GCAGTGGCCGGCTGCCGGGTGGCCGCGGTGTTCATGCAGTACGGCATCGTGGCCAACTACTGCTGGCTGCTGGTGGAGGGCGTGTACCTGCACAGCCTGCTGGGCCTCGCCGCCTTCCCGGAGAGGAGCTTCTTCGCCCTCTACCTGGGCCTCGGCTGGG GTGCCCCCATGCTCTTCGTCATCCCCTGGGCTGTGGTCAAGTGTCTGTTTGAGAACATCCA GTGCTGGACGAGCAACGATAACATGGGCTTCTGGTGGATCCTGCGCTTCCCCGTCTTCCTGGCGATCCTG ATCAACCTCCTCATCTTCACCCGCGTCCTCCGCGTCCTCGTGGCCAAGCTGCGAGCCCGCCAGATGCGCTACACCGACTACAAGTTCCG GCTGGCGAAGTCCACGCTGACCCTCATCCCCTTGCTGGGGGTCCACGAGGTGGTGTTTGCCTTCGTGACGGACGAGCACGCCCAGGGGACCCTGCGCTCCGCCAAGCTTTTCTTCGACCTCTTCCTCAGCTCCTTCCAGGTGCCCGCCCTGCCCCCTGTAACCGCCTGGCCCCCTCCGGGCCTGGGCGAGGCCCTGACTGCCTCCTCTCTCCAGGGCCTGCTGGTGGCTGTTCTGTACTGTTTCCTCAATAAGGAG gtgCAGTCGGAGCTGCTGCGGCGCTGGCACCGCTGGCACGTGGGCAACTCGCTGCGGGAACAGCGCCACGTGCACAGGCCCTCGGCCTCGGCCCGGCCCCGGGGCCGCGCCCCCAGCGCGAAGCTGCTGCtctccgggggcgggggcggcagcAACGGGGCCGGCCGGGACCCCTCCGCGGAGACCGGCCGGGTCAGCAGCCTCCCTGGGTTGGCCGAGAGCCCCTTCTAA